From Zingiber officinale cultivar Zhangliang chromosome 5B, Zo_v1.1, whole genome shotgun sequence, the proteins below share one genomic window:
- the LOC121987983 gene encoding auxin-responsive protein SAUR32-like codes for MPQQQESKGEAPVPAKGRVTVKVGEEQQRFEVPVEHLSHPLFAELLAEAAEEYGFSQPGVIAIPCAVDRFRQVEEMIERGHCGGHRDHAPFD; via the coding sequence ATGCCGCAGCAGCAGGAGAGTAAGGGAGAGGCGCCGGTGCCGGCGAAGGGGCGGGTGACGGTGAAGGTGGGGGAGGAGCAGCAGCGGTTCGAGGTTCCGGTGGAGCACCTCAGCCACCCGCTGTTCGCGGAGCTCCTGGCGGAGGCCGCGGAAGAGTACGGGTTCAGCCAGCCGGGAGTCATCGCCATCCCCTGCGCCGTCGACCGCTTCCGCCAAGTCGAGGAGATGATCGAACGTGGCCACTGCGGCGGCCACCGCGACCATGCTCCCTTCGATTGA